Proteins from a single region of Hordeum vulgare subsp. vulgare chromosome 6H, MorexV3_pseudomolecules_assembly, whole genome shotgun sequence:
- the LOC123401063 gene encoding ADP-ribosylation factor GTPase-activating protein AGD2-like isoform X2 — protein MLSERLTQFINEDLHDAKDCRQRLDRATMGYDQAREKFVSVRKGTRAEVVTGLEEDLHNGKSAFERCRFNLVHALANIEAKKKYEFLESISAVMDAHLRYFKQGFELLSQMEPFIHQVLTYAQQSKEMAMNEQDKLAKRIQEFRTQEEISNLRMASNVNTSTSGDGIHVVGLQSYKKIEALMQSTANGQVEIIKQSYLFKRSENLRGEWKRRYFVLDSHGTLYYYGNKGKQGVASQQTAEPTGVFSRFRFLNQKASSQGDDSLSCRTINLRTSTIKMDAEENDLRFCFRVITPMKAYTLQAETEADQKDWIEKITGVIASLLNSPFPHQPPYGNLAVERHGSASSLDSAASLEESKSSEAHSDAINHLRNIPGNDSCAECRSPDPDWASLNLGILICIECSGAHRNLGVHISKVRSLRLDVKIWEPVIIDLFRALGNDYNNSIWEALLPKEDQGMDESNSAILFMEKPKPTDAFSIKERFIQSKYVDKLLIAKDANQITIGILDAIRTNDVRAVYRILVLADASPNMTYDDLNNDVNHVLPVTDRKLFDPASCEKIENSGIPEGCLQGCSLLHLACQHGHPVLVELLLLLGADINKQDFHGRTPLHHCVQKSNDALTKHLLKRGARTTIKDGGGLTALERRMELGAITDEELFILFVR, from the exons ATGCTTAGTGAACGTCTGACGCAATTCATTAACGAGGATCTGCATGATGCAAAg GATTGCCGACAGCGTTTGGATAGGGCTACAATGGGCTATGATCAG GCCCGTGAAAAATTTGTGTCAGTGAGGAAAGGGACTAGAGCAGAAGTAGTGACAGGACTTGAGGAG GATCTACACAACGGCAAGTCAGCTTTCGAGAGATGCCGCTTTAACTTA GTTCATGCCCTTGCAAACATTGAAGCAAAGAAGAAGTACGAGTTCTTGGAATCAATAAGTGCGGTGATGGATGCCCATCTAAGATATTTTAAGCAG GGATTTGAGCTACTGAGCCAAATGGAACCGTTCATTCACCAG GTTCTAACATATGCACAGCAATCAAAAGAAATGGCTATGAACGAGCAAGATAAACTTGCAAAGAGAATTCAAGAGTTTAGAACTCAAGAAGAAATATCAAACTTGAGAATGGCTAGTAATGTGAACACATCTACGAGTGGTGATGGCATCCATGTTGTTGGTCTTCAGTCCTATAAAAAGATTGAAGCCTTGATGCAGTCAACTGCCAATGGCCAG GTTGAAATAATTAAACAAAGTTATCTCTTTAAgcgttctgaaaatttacgaggagaaTGGAAGAGGAGGTATTTTGTTCTTGACAGCCATGGGACTCTGTACTACTATGGGAACAAGGGAAAG CAAGGAGTGGCATCACAGCaaactgctgaaccgactggtgtATTTAGTCGCTTCAGATTCCTAAATCAAAAAGCTTCATCCCAGGGGGATGATTCTCTTTCATGCCGTACAATTAATCTCAGAACTTCAACAATTAAGATGGATGCTGAAGAAAATGATTTAAGATTTTGCTTCAGAGTAATCACTCCCATGAAGGCATACACTTTACAG GCGGAAACAGAGGCTGATCAAAAGGACTGGATCGAAAAAATAACTGGAGTTATTGCATCACTGCTGAATTCACCATTCCCGCATCAG CCGCCATACGGGAATCTAGCAGTAGAGCGTCATGGTTCTGCAAGTTCCCTTGATTCTGCTGCATCTCTTGAAGAGAGCAAAAGTTCAGAGGCACACAGTGATGCAATAAACCATCTTAGGAATATCCCTGGAAACGACAGTTGTGCAGAATGTCGTTCTCCAGATCCTGACTGGGCATCTCTAAACTTGGGTATTCTTATTTGCATTGAGTGCTCAGGGGCTCACAGGAATCTTGGCGTCCATATTTCAAAG GTTCGATCCTTGAGATTGGATGTGAAAATATGGGAGCCAGTAATTATTGATTTGTTTCGTGCACTTGGAAATGATTACAATAATTCCATTTGGGAAGCTTTGCTTCCGAAAGAAGATCAAGG AATGGATGAGTCAAATAGCGCTATCCTATTCATGGAAAAGCCTAAACCTACTGATGCTTTCTCAATAAAGGAAAGGTTCATACAATCAAAG TACGTGGACAAACTTCTTATTGCCAAAGATGCCAATCAAATTACCATTGGTATACTGGATGCTATAAGGACAAATGATGTGAGAGCAGTGTATCGCATTCTTGTGTTGGCCGATGCAAGCCCTAACATGACATATGACGACTTGAACAACGACGTTAACCATGTTCTACCAGTAACAGACAGGAAATTATTTGATCCAGCCTCTTGTGAGAAAATAGAGAATTCCGGTATACCAGAAGGTTGTCTGCAAGGCTGCTCCTTATTGCACTTGGCATGTCAACATGGTCATCCTGTACTAGTGGAGCTTCTGCTACTTTTGGGCGCGGATATTAATAAGCAGGATTTCCATGGGCGGACACCATTGCACCATTGTGTCCAAAAGAGTAATGATGCCCTTACCAAGCATCTACTGAAGAG GGGTGCAAGAACAACAATTAAAGATGGTGGGGGCCTGACTGCTTTGGAGAGAagaatggagcttggagcaataACAGATGAAGAATTGTTCATATTATTTGTGAG GTGA